Part of the Pagrus major chromosome 9, Pma_NU_1.0 genome, ATCTGTTGACCGCTATGTAGCTATTTGTCATCCTTTACATTTTCCCACCAAAGTCACTCAAAAAAGAGTTcaagtctgtgtttgtctgtgttggatgttttctgctctttttcacagtctgctgctgaaagatATCCTTAAACAACCTGGCACGTATAACTCCTGCATTGGAGAGTGCGTGATTATTATAGATCATGTTGCAGGACTTGTTGATCTCTTTTTATCCTTTATTGGTCCTGTCACCGTCATTGTAGTTCTGTACATGAGAGTATTTGTGGTGGCTGTGTCTCAGGCTCGTGCCATGCGTTCTCATATTGCAGCTTTCACTCTCCAGAGGTCAAGGAAAGTAGCCGCTaagaaatctgaactaaaagCAGCCACTACTcttggtgttgttgtagttgtgtttCTAATATGTGTCTGCCCATATTATTGTGTTGCTCTTACAGGCCAGGACACCATGCTCAATGCTTCATCTGCTTACTTTGTAATATGTCTGTCCTATTTTAACTCCTGTCTAAACCCTCTGATCTACACCTTTTTCTATCCATGGTTTAGAAAATCTGTTAGACTCATTGTTACACTTCAAATATTGAAGGCTGACTCATGTAAGATTAATATACTGTAAAGAGACACTGAGAAGTGATTAAAAGAAAGCCTTTTCTATGTTATAGGAATTATGTTTGAAAACGTTAATGTTCTGTCAACTACTTGAAGAACCTTAAAG contains:
- the LOC141002777 gene encoding trace amine-associated receptor 13c-like, whose amino-acid sequence is MVPYEETDLCFPQLLNSSCRKPIRPHFETMLIYILLSFISLLTAALNLLVIISISHFKQLHTPTNLLLLSLAVSDFFVGLLMFFQIVLIDGCWFLGDLMCTLYQYIAYITTSASIGTMVLISVDRYVAICHPLHFPTKVTQKRVQVCVCLCWMFSALFHSLLLKDILKQPGTYNSCIGECVIIIDHVAGLVDLFLSFIGPVTVIVVLYMRVFVVAVSQARAMRSHIAAFTLQRSRKVAAKKSELKAATTLGVVVVVFLICVCPYYCVALTGQDTMLNASSAYFVICLSYFNSCLNPLIYTFFYPWFRKSVRLIVTLQILKADSCKINIL